A portion of the Corynebacterium ammoniagenes DSM 20306 genome contains these proteins:
- a CDS encoding proline dehydrogenase family protein, giving the protein MTTAAHTRLPESDDVEAVVEAAAQRARTWLTVTEDKHDASTEQLAALLRDEDGVAFTMDFVDRVMRPEDDKVAADALQAITEKFDPAFLGRFNGLLIGMGGFFGPILPNLVMPLARMRMRQMVGHLVLDAESDKLNKTLAKAAESGEQLNLNLLGEAVLGEDEARSRAERTLALIRNPLVTYVSVKASSMVAQLNPWDIEGSLKRLKKRLLPLYDEAAKRSPNVFINLDMEEYHDLHLTIRLFKELLSEPRFKDLETGIVLQAYLPDTFDSLVELADFALERVAAGGAPIKIRFVKGANLSMEHVQGEVHGWPAATYLTKDEVDANYYRLLDYILRPEFKDAVRIGVATHNLYTAGMAYELGKKRGVLSMMDSEMLQGMSPSQQAAVREMFGNQILYTPVVHMEDFDVAVSYLVRRLEENSAEQNFLYALFAPDEAGEEGLTPLQKQEQAFRRAVANRWDVFAGPRREQDRRTEEDGRQAPTIGRFVNEPDTDPALQPNRIWALDALDNDPGEHGIEEVTDPDTVNQAVAKAQELGAKWGAQTGDQRAEVLESIGDELARNRGKLISVAAYEANKTVTQTDPEVSEAIDFSVYYAHSARMLDSARSKFTPHEVTVVTPPWNFPIAIPTGGMMAALAAGSAVIIKPAPQVVHCAKVVVEAIHTALEAHGWDKDLVQLVYTDEGDAGKTLMSHEDVDNVILTGASDTGQLFRSWRPEMNLSAETSGKNALIITPAADPDLAIADLYDSAFGHSGQKCSAASLVIFVGAAGKSDRLRNQLLDAVRTLKVGPGFEVETTMNGLVEPPSDKLLRGLTQLDPGEKWLIKPEKLNEEGTLWSPGVRDNVQPGSWYHLNECFGPVLGIMHAETLEEAIEWQNSTGYGLTGGIHSLDDAELRYWIDNVEVGNAYVNRGITGAIVQRQSFGGWKKSVMGPGAKAGGPNYVAQFGTWEDGELHPVDVDITPNITKALQGLTDRAASKLGEDNIAWLWRAAELDQLAWQSEFSREHDRTGLIAEANIFRYRPLLDVLRIRVNSGYQLRDVVRQKLAALITGAEIRMSAPADIAAELSDAGIAVISQDTAEFAAEVAHAESARIRALGEVEPEVYEAAVKSNSVVLAQPVLADGRRELLPYLLEQAVTVTMHRFGIIRTVAGIER; this is encoded by the coding sequence ATGACTACTGCTGCACATACCCGCTTGCCAGAATCCGATGACGTTGAAGCTGTCGTAGAAGCCGCTGCCCAGCGTGCACGGACGTGGCTAACCGTCACCGAAGACAAGCACGATGCCTCAACTGAACAGCTTGCCGCCTTGCTTCGTGATGAAGATGGTGTGGCTTTCACCATGGATTTCGTCGACCGCGTCATGCGTCCAGAAGACGATAAGGTTGCGGCAGATGCACTCCAAGCCATTACTGAGAAATTCGACCCGGCATTTTTGGGCCGCTTCAATGGTTTACTCATCGGTATGGGCGGCTTTTTCGGCCCGATCCTGCCGAACTTGGTCATGCCGTTGGCACGCATGCGCATGCGCCAAATGGTCGGCCACCTCGTGTTGGATGCGGAATCTGACAAGCTCAATAAGACTTTGGCGAAAGCTGCCGAATCCGGAGAGCAGCTCAATTTAAACCTCCTCGGGGAGGCAGTCTTGGGCGAAGATGAGGCGCGCTCGCGTGCGGAGCGCACCTTGGCCTTGATTCGTAACCCGCTGGTGACCTACGTGTCGGTCAAGGCATCGTCCATGGTCGCGCAGCTTAACCCGTGGGATATTGAAGGCTCGCTGAAGCGATTGAAAAAGCGTTTGCTTCCGCTTTACGATGAAGCGGCGAAGCGCTCCCCCAACGTCTTTATTAACTTGGACATGGAGGAATACCACGACCTGCACCTGACCATTCGCCTGTTTAAAGAACTCCTGAGCGAGCCTCGCTTTAAAGACCTAGAAACCGGCATCGTGCTGCAGGCTTACCTGCCAGATACCTTTGACAGCCTGGTGGAATTGGCTGATTTCGCGCTCGAGCGCGTGGCCGCAGGTGGCGCACCCATCAAGATTCGCTTCGTTAAAGGCGCCAACTTGTCCATGGAGCATGTCCAGGGCGAAGTCCACGGCTGGCCAGCGGCAACGTACCTGACTAAAGATGAGGTTGACGCCAACTACTACCGCCTGCTCGATTACATCCTGCGCCCAGAATTTAAAGATGCCGTGCGCATTGGCGTGGCCACCCACAACCTGTACACCGCGGGCATGGCCTATGAGCTCGGCAAAAAGCGCGGCGTGTTGTCCATGATGGACTCCGAAATGCTGCAGGGCATGTCCCCGTCCCAGCAGGCAGCGGTGCGGGAGATGTTCGGCAACCAGATTTTGTACACCCCCGTGGTGCACATGGAAGACTTCGACGTCGCGGTGTCTTACTTGGTGCGTCGTTTGGAAGAAAACTCCGCGGAGCAAAACTTCCTCTACGCCCTGTTCGCACCCGATGAGGCCGGCGAAGAAGGACTGACTCCGTTGCAGAAGCAGGAACAGGCTTTCCGTCGCGCAGTCGCTAATCGATGGGACGTCTTTGCCGGTCCGCGCCGTGAACAAGACCGCCGGACGGAAGAAGACGGCCGCCAAGCACCCACGATTGGTCGCTTCGTTAATGAGCCGGATACAGACCCAGCATTGCAGCCCAACCGGATTTGGGCGCTGGATGCTTTGGATAATGATCCAGGCGAGCACGGGATCGAGGAAGTAACGGACCCAGATACCGTCAACCAGGCCGTGGCTAAGGCCCAGGAGCTCGGCGCCAAATGGGGCGCCCAAACGGGCGACCAGCGCGCCGAGGTACTGGAATCCATCGGTGATGAACTCGCCCGCAATCGCGGCAAGCTCATCAGCGTTGCAGCCTACGAGGCGAATAAGACCGTGACGCAAACAGACCCCGAGGTCTCGGAGGCCATCGACTTCAGCGTCTACTACGCTCACAGCGCCCGCATGCTCGATAGCGCGCGCTCGAAGTTCACCCCGCACGAGGTCACCGTGGTCACCCCACCATGGAATTTCCCGATTGCTATTCCTACCGGCGGCATGATGGCGGCCCTAGCGGCAGGTTCCGCGGTCATCATCAAGCCAGCTCCACAGGTTGTCCACTGCGCCAAGGTGGTCGTGGAAGCTATCCACACCGCACTCGAGGCGCACGGTTGGGATAAAGATTTGGTGCAGCTGGTCTACACCGATGAAGGTGATGCCGGCAAAACCTTGATGTCACATGAGGACGTGGACAATGTCATCCTCACCGGCGCTTCCGATACCGGTCAGCTGTTCCGCTCCTGGCGCCCAGAGATGAACCTCTCGGCCGAGACCTCGGGCAAAAACGCGTTGATTATTACCCCAGCCGCAGACCCGGATCTCGCCATCGCGGATCTCTATGACTCGGCCTTTGGCCACTCCGGGCAGAAGTGTTCGGCAGCTTCCTTGGTCATCTTCGTCGGTGCAGCCGGCAAATCAGATCGCCTGCGCAATCAGCTTCTCGATGCCGTACGTACCCTCAAAGTCGGCCCCGGCTTTGAAGTAGAAACCACGATGAACGGCCTCGTTGAGCCACCAAGCGATAAACTGCTGCGCGGTCTGACCCAATTGGATCCCGGCGAGAAGTGGTTGATTAAGCCAGAAAAGCTCAACGAGGAAGGCACCCTGTGGTCCCCAGGCGTTCGCGATAACGTACAGCCTGGTTCCTGGTACCACCTCAACGAGTGCTTCGGCCCAGTCTTGGGCATCATGCACGCCGAGACCTTGGAAGAGGCCATCGAATGGCAAAACTCCACGGGCTACGGCCTGACCGGCGGCATTCATTCGCTGGACGATGCCGAGCTGCGCTACTGGATCGACAATGTCGAAGTCGGCAACGCTTATGTCAACCGCGGTATCACCGGCGCAATCGTGCAGCGCCAGTCTTTCGGCGGCTGGAAGAAGTCCGTGATGGGTCCAGGCGCGAAGGCCGGCGGACCGAACTACGTGGCACAGTTTGGTACCTGGGAAGATGGCGAGCTGCACCCAGTCGACGTGGATATCACCCCGAATATCACCAAGGCTCTGCAAGGGCTTACGGATCGGGCAGCATCCAAGCTGGGTGAAGACAATATCGCCTGGCTCTGGCGCGCTGCCGAGCTGGATCAGCTGGCATGGCAGTCGGAGTTTAGCCGCGAGCATGACCGCACTGGTCTTATCGCCGAGGCCAATATCTTCCGCTACCGCCCGCTGCTGGATGTCTTGCGTATTCGCGTTAACTCGGGCTACCAGCTGCGCGATGTGGTGCGTCAAAAGCTCGCCGCGCTCATTACTGGGGCTGAGATTCGCATGTCTGCTCCGGCCGATATCGCCGCAGAGCTTTCCGATGCCGGCATTGCCGTCATTTCCCAAGACACAGCCGAGTTCGCAGCCGAGGTTGCACATGCAGAATCGGCCCGAATTCGCGCACTAGGCGAAGTCGAGCCGGAGGTCTATGAGGCTGCGGTCAAGTCCAATTCGGTGGTCTTGGCACAGCCCGTGCTTGCCGATGGCCGCCGCGAGCTGCTGCCTTACCTGCTCGAGCAGGCGGTCACCGTGACCATGCACCGTTTCGGAATCATCCGCACGGTGGCAGGTATTGAGCGTTAA
- a CDS encoding AI-2E family transporter, whose product MTEKPDQELVADDQDSVGHDIAEEDPAVDNKTTVMGDDARGITSLSWRFIVIVAALAVAGFLLYFVWVGLLPVILAILLSSVLAPVTSKLRSWKFPPALASISTLLGLLLIIVGVFTAMGPVVSRQGSQLWTQAEEGIDKLLAMSEDLPFNIDAEQIDKLVQDATSFLQGQMSSIASGVISGASAASSVLVTVAVMFIISFFILKDGDRFLPWVRKYSGSTIGWHVTELFTRVWKTLAGFIQAQAAVAFVDAFFIGLGLWALGVPLAFVLAVITFFAGFIPIIGAVTAGVLAVVIALVSNGLVNALLVLALILIVQQVEGNVLQPVLQSKAMGLHAAIVLLSVTVGSALAGIIGAFLAVPVAATIATVLRYHAEMVSLRAREIGPEDIDIRTGEAGDNPEESPRARVRKLYEAMSS is encoded by the coding sequence ATGACAGAAAAACCAGACCAAGAATTGGTAGCTGACGATCAAGACAGCGTCGGTCACGATATCGCGGAAGAAGATCCCGCGGTTGATAATAAAACGACGGTCATGGGCGATGACGCCCGTGGCATCACCAGCTTGTCGTGGCGGTTTATCGTCATCGTGGCAGCGTTGGCCGTGGCAGGGTTCCTGCTGTACTTCGTGTGGGTCGGCCTTCTGCCCGTCATTTTGGCAATCCTACTGTCCTCGGTATTAGCACCGGTGACCTCTAAGCTGCGCAGCTGGAAATTCCCACCTGCGCTGGCATCGATTTCCACGCTGTTGGGCTTATTGCTCATTATCGTCGGAGTCTTTACCGCCATGGGACCGGTCGTCTCCCGCCAGGGGTCGCAGTTGTGGACGCAGGCGGAAGAGGGCATCGACAAGCTCTTAGCGATGTCTGAAGACCTGCCCTTTAACATCGATGCCGAGCAGATTGACAAGCTGGTGCAAGACGCCACGTCTTTCTTGCAAGGACAAATGTCCTCGATTGCCTCTGGTGTTATCTCCGGTGCTTCGGCGGCGTCATCGGTGCTCGTGACCGTCGCCGTGATGTTTATTATCTCCTTTTTCATTCTGAAAGACGGAGACCGCTTTTTGCCGTGGGTACGCAAGTACTCCGGTTCGACCATTGGCTGGCACGTCACTGAGCTGTTTACCCGCGTGTGGAAGACGCTGGCTGGGTTTATCCAGGCGCAAGCAGCGGTCGCTTTTGTCGATGCTTTCTTCATTGGTCTGGGCCTGTGGGCCCTGGGCGTGCCGCTGGCGTTCGTGCTGGCAGTTATTACCTTCTTCGCCGGCTTTATCCCGATTATCGGTGCTGTCACCGCTGGTGTTCTGGCGGTTGTTATCGCGCTGGTTTCCAATGGTCTCGTCAACGCGCTGCTGGTCTTGGCGCTGATTTTGATTGTCCAGCAGGTCGAGGGCAATGTGCTGCAGCCAGTCTTGCAATCCAAGGCTATGGGCTTGCACGCAGCCATCGTCTTGCTGTCTGTGACCGTCGGCTCGGCGCTGGCGGGCATCATCGGCGCCTTCCTCGCGGTCCCTGTGGCAGCAACCATTGCAACCGTGCTGCGATACCACGCAGAGATGGTCTCGCTGCGCGCGAGGGAGATTGGCCCTGAAGATATAGATATACGCACCGGCGAGGCGGGAGATAATCCGGAAGAATCTCCCCGCGCTCGGGTGCGTAAACTCTACGAAGCAATGAGCTCTTAA